In Anaeromyxobacter sp., the following proteins share a genomic window:
- a CDS encoding NAD(P)-dependent glycerol-3-phosphate dehydrogenase, translating to MRTTVLGAGSWGTALASLLAGKGYPVTAWDKDGGVLEDISRNHRNQRYLPGVALSANLHASADIVKALEGAELLVLAVPSHAVRPVVIEMKRHVHAGTPIVCVAKGIEQETLMTMSEVLEDVLPVPLHPYVAVLSGPSFAKEVASGLPTAVTVAARWERVARQVQDAFHCKTFRPYTSGDVVGCEIGGCVKNVVAIAAGISDGCGFGANAMAALVTRGLAEISRLAVKKGANPLTLSGLAGLGDLVLTCSSDLSRNRTVGRGLAAGKKLEDIQRDLGQVAEGVRNARSSRDLAARLGVEMPITETVYRVINEGLDPREAVTQLMMRETRAEI from the coding sequence ATGCGCACCACCGTGCTCGGCGCCGGCTCCTGGGGCACCGCCCTCGCCTCCCTGCTGGCTGGCAAGGGTTACCCCGTCACCGCCTGGGACAAGGACGGCGGGGTCCTGGAGGACATCTCCAGGAACCACCGCAACCAGCGCTACCTGCCCGGGGTGGCGCTCTCCGCCAACCTGCACGCCTCCGCGGACATCGTGAAGGCGCTGGAGGGGGCCGAGCTGCTGGTGCTGGCGGTGCCGTCGCACGCCGTCCGCCCGGTGGTCATCGAGATGAAGCGCCACGTCCACGCCGGCACCCCCATCGTCTGCGTGGCCAAGGGGATCGAGCAGGAGACGCTCATGACCATGAGCGAGGTGCTGGAGGACGTCCTGCCGGTGCCCCTCCACCCCTACGTCGCGGTCCTCTCCGGCCCCTCCTTCGCCAAGGAGGTGGCCAGCGGGCTGCCCACCGCGGTGACGGTGGCGGCCCGCTGGGAGCGGGTGGCCCGGCAGGTCCAGGACGCCTTCCACTGCAAGACCTTCCGCCCCTACACCAGCGGCGACGTGGTGGGCTGCGAGATCGGCGGCTGCGTCAAGAACGTGGTGGCCATCGCGGCCGGCATCTCCGACGGCTGCGGCTTCGGCGCCAACGCCATGGCCGCGCTGGTGACCCGCGGGCTGGCCGAGATCAGCCGGCTGGCGGTGAAGAAGGGGGCCAACCCGCTCACCCTCTCGGGCCTGGCCGGGCTGGGCGACCTGGTGCTCACCTGCTCCTCCGACCTGTCGCGCAACCGGACGGTGGGGCGCGGCCTGGCGGCCGGCAAGAAGCTGGAGGACATCCAGCGCGACCTGGGGCAGGTGGCCGAGGGGGTGCGCAACGCCCGCTCCAGCCGCGACCTGGCGGCGCGCCTGGGCGTGGAGATGCCCATCACCGAGACCGTCTACCGCGTCATCAACGAGGGGCTCGATCCGCGCGAGGCGGTGACGCAGCTCATGATGCGCGAGACCAGGGCGGAGATCTGA
- a CDS encoding DUF3365 domain-containing protein encodes MLRKLGQQEPQSWGLLVHRLAAYTALVALAWTAVMGASLSWALREEDREAETRSLTLAETLADERLLTLRWAASQRAIYLADDGAAPIDGSAASGPAGMVLGPGGVRLALVSAQTLTARIFRLEDQSFGVTGRAVSLRPLGAAGAPEAWEAEALRRFERGERQVHELAGQGQARRLRFARALQVEAPCLRCHGPQGQALGDLRGAVTLEVPLERVGGQSAAHGRDLAAWHALLWLAGLGAIALGSARLRARLRQLEAAANALRESQARLARILEATSDGYYEVELPTGALFLSPGWARRFGEGGGALADLVRTVHPDDRPRFQEALDRCLDGSALALECEHRVQGPDGATHWRLTRGKVVQRDAGGAPLLLAGVVADVDAHKRLEDQLDRVDRLAALGTLAAGVAHELNGPLACAGSNLGHATWLLGATPLAATPAGAEALAALADAGEGVRRAALIVRDLRTFSRPDERLGPVSVRAAVEAALSLARPMLAQRAELRIELQDVPLVVASHDRLVQVFLNLLVNAAQALPAERERRDQIRVATLSDHLGGVAVEVSDTGVGIAPHDLARLFDPFFTTKPPGQGTGLGLSVSHGIVTRLGGRIEVDSAVGRGTTFRVVLPRDPPARA; translated from the coding sequence GTGCTGAGGAAGCTGGGACAGCAGGAGCCGCAGAGCTGGGGCCTCCTGGTCCACCGGCTGGCGGCCTACACGGCGCTGGTGGCGCTGGCCTGGACCGCCGTCATGGGCGCGTCGCTGTCCTGGGCCCTGCGCGAGGAGGATCGCGAGGCGGAGACCCGGTCCCTGACCCTGGCCGAGACCCTGGCGGACGAGCGGCTGCTCACCCTGCGCTGGGCCGCCAGCCAGCGGGCCATCTACCTGGCCGACGACGGCGCCGCGCCCATCGACGGCTCCGCCGCGTCCGGCCCCGCCGGGATGGTGCTCGGCCCGGGCGGCGTGCGCCTGGCGCTGGTGTCGGCGCAGACGCTGACCGCCCGCATCTTCCGGCTGGAGGACCAGTCGTTCGGGGTGACCGGGCGGGCCGTCAGCCTGCGGCCCCTGGGGGCGGCGGGCGCGCCCGAGGCCTGGGAGGCCGAGGCGCTGCGCCGCTTCGAGCGAGGCGAGCGCCAGGTGCACGAGCTGGCGGGGCAGGGCCAGGCGCGCCGGCTCCGCTTCGCCCGGGCGCTCCAGGTGGAGGCGCCCTGCCTGCGCTGCCACGGGCCGCAGGGCCAGGCCCTGGGCGACCTCAGGGGCGCCGTCACCCTGGAGGTGCCGCTGGAGCGGGTGGGCGGCCAGTCCGCCGCCCACGGCCGCGACCTCGCCGCCTGGCACGCCCTGCTCTGGCTGGCCGGCCTGGGCGCCATCGCCCTGGGGAGCGCCCGCCTCCGCGCCCGGCTCCGCCAGCTCGAGGCGGCCGCCAACGCCCTGCGCGAGAGCCAGGCCCGCCTGGCCCGCATCCTGGAGGCCACCTCGGACGGCTACTACGAGGTGGAGCTGCCCACCGGCGCGCTCTTCCTGTCGCCGGGGTGGGCCCGCCGCTTCGGCGAGGGCGGCGGCGCCCTGGCCGACCTGGTGCGCACGGTCCACCCCGACGACCGGCCGCGCTTCCAGGAGGCGCTGGACCGCTGCCTGGACGGGTCGGCCCTGGCGCTGGAGTGCGAGCACCGCGTCCAGGGGCCGGATGGGGCCACCCACTGGCGCCTCACCCGCGGCAAGGTGGTGCAGCGCGACGCGGGCGGCGCGCCCCTGCTGCTGGCCGGGGTGGTGGCCGACGTGGACGCCCACAAGCGGCTGGAGGACCAGCTCGACCGGGTGGACCGGCTGGCCGCGCTGGGGACGCTGGCGGCCGGGGTGGCCCACGAGCTCAACGGGCCGCTCGCCTGCGCCGGCAGCAACCTGGGGCACGCCACCTGGCTGCTGGGGGCGACGCCGCTGGCGGCCACGCCCGCCGGCGCCGAGGCCCTGGCGGCGCTGGCCGACGCCGGCGAGGGCGTGCGCCGCGCCGCCCTCATCGTGCGCGACCTGCGCACCTTCTCGCGGCCCGACGAGCGGCTCGGGCCGGTCTCGGTGCGGGCCGCGGTGGAGGCGGCGCTCTCCCTGGCCCGGCCCATGCTGGCGCAGCGGGCCGAGCTCAGGATCGAGCTGCAGGACGTGCCGCTGGTGGTGGCCAGCCACGACCGGCTGGTGCAGGTCTTCCTCAACCTGCTGGTCAACGCGGCGCAGGCCCTGCCCGCCGAGCGCGAGCGCCGCGACCAGATCCGGGTGGCCACCCTGTCGGACCACCTCGGCGGGGTGGCGGTGGAGGTGTCCGACACCGGGGTGGGCATCGCGCCGCACGACCTGGCGCGCCTCTTCGACCCGTTCTTCACCACCAAGCCGCCCGGGCAGGGCACCGGGCTGGGCCTCTCCGTCAGCCACGGCATCGTCACCCGCCTGGGCGGGCGCATCGAGGTGGACTCGGCGGTGGGGCGCGGCACCACCTTCCGGGTGGTGCTGCCGCGCGACCCGCCGGCGCGGGCCTGA
- a CDS encoding ABC transporter ATP-binding protein, with protein MLVVKDLHAGYGLSEVLVGTSLTVEAGTVVALLGANGAGKTTTMRAISGMITPTRGEVLLDGVPVHGLPASRIARLGLAHSPEGRKVFGPLAVEDNLLLGAYRHLPRFFGFRKQAAPDLAHVYELFPRLAERRTQLAGTLSGGEQQMLAIGRALMARPKVMLLDEPSMGLAPVIIQEVFRTIRRLKAEGMTMLLVEQFALAALEVADHAYVLERGRVAVHGTPDELRRDERVLAAYLG; from the coding sequence ATGCTCGTGGTGAAGGACCTGCACGCGGGATACGGCCTCTCCGAGGTGCTGGTGGGCACCTCGCTCACCGTGGAGGCCGGCACGGTGGTGGCGCTGCTGGGCGCCAACGGGGCCGGCAAGACCACCACCATGCGCGCCATCTCCGGGATGATCACCCCGACCCGGGGCGAGGTGCTGCTGGACGGCGTGCCGGTGCACGGCCTGCCGGCCTCGCGCATCGCCCGCCTCGGGCTGGCCCACTCGCCGGAGGGGCGCAAGGTCTTCGGGCCGCTGGCGGTGGAGGACAACCTGCTCCTGGGCGCCTACCGCCACCTGCCGCGCTTCTTCGGCTTCCGCAAGCAGGCGGCGCCCGACCTGGCCCACGTCTACGAGCTCTTCCCGCGCCTGGCCGAGCGGCGCACCCAGCTGGCCGGCACCCTCTCCGGGGGCGAGCAGCAGATGCTGGCCATCGGGCGGGCCCTGATGGCGCGCCCCAAGGTGATGCTGCTCGACGAGCCGTCCATGGGGCTGGCGCCGGTCATCATCCAGGAGGTCTTCCGGACCATCCGCCGGCTCAAGGCGGAGGGCATGACCATGCTGCTGGTGGAGCAGTTCGCCCTGGCGGCCCTGGAGGTGGCCGACCACGCGTACGTGCTGGAGCGCGGGCGGGTGGCCGTGCACGGCACCCCGGACGAGCTCCGGCGCGACGAGCGGGTGCTGGCGGCCTACCTGGGCTGA
- a CDS encoding response regulator, with amino-acid sequence MADVAAHLVRTGVLPPEAASRALASAHDGDVASAALRLGLAAEGALVRALATLLDSPGVDLSRSVIPTANLDVVSAGFCRQRRILPVSVGKAELVLAMANPEDSALADELHFVTGRRVLRCVAVPAAIERALDGLVREKQRFAATWRGAQAPALPDPAAAWVGVVHPPRRAGAGLELPDAPEAIELVPANAMLETPFAAPSPARTVRPAQHQPPAAPRGGDVAPTTVRLEGLGAGRLVLVADASPEAREELAGLLGGLGCTVLQAANGRAALDIVREARPDLVITDAMLPMVQGFEVCRAIKGDPVLRPTPVVLTSGQHRGTVAADAQIAFGADAFLEKPFRREEAVRVARVLLLGGAPDPAEARKRAAATAAWRAGAQALKDGRIEEATVLLRDACARDDLSAEAHYYLGHALAKQGLLFEAAAAYGRSAELRPDIDAAHQYLAQLYEQLGFQRSAREAWANAIETCTDVSRKKAMQARLLKLLGL; translated from the coding sequence ATGGCCGACGTCGCCGCCCACCTGGTCCGCACCGGGGTCCTGCCCCCGGAGGCGGCCTCGCGGGCCCTGGCCTCGGCCCACGACGGCGACGTGGCCTCGGCGGCGCTGCGGCTCGGCCTGGCGGCCGAGGGGGCGCTGGTGCGGGCGCTGGCCACGCTGCTCGACAGCCCGGGCGTGGACCTCTCCCGCAGCGTCATCCCCACCGCCAACCTGGACGTGGTCTCGGCCGGCTTCTGCCGGCAGCGGCGCATCCTGCCGGTGTCGGTGGGCAAGGCCGAGCTGGTGCTGGCCATGGCCAACCCGGAGGACTCGGCGCTGGCCGACGAGCTCCACTTCGTCACCGGGCGGCGCGTGCTGCGCTGCGTGGCGGTGCCGGCCGCCATCGAGCGGGCCCTCGACGGGCTGGTGCGCGAGAAGCAGCGGTTCGCCGCCACCTGGCGCGGCGCGCAGGCGCCGGCCCTGCCGGATCCGGCCGCCGCCTGGGTGGGGGTGGTGCACCCACCGCGCCGGGCCGGGGCCGGGCTGGAGCTGCCCGACGCCCCCGAGGCCATCGAGCTGGTGCCGGCCAACGCCATGCTGGAGACCCCCTTCGCCGCCCCCTCGCCGGCCCGCACGGTGCGGCCGGCGCAGCACCAGCCGCCGGCCGCGCCGCGCGGCGGTGACGTGGCCCCCACCACGGTGCGCCTGGAGGGGCTGGGGGCCGGCCGGCTGGTGCTGGTGGCCGACGCCTCCCCCGAGGCGCGCGAGGAGCTGGCGGGCCTGCTGGGCGGGCTGGGCTGCACCGTGCTGCAGGCCGCCAACGGGCGGGCCGCCCTCGACATCGTGCGCGAGGCGCGGCCGGACCTGGTGATCACCGACGCCATGCTGCCCATGGTGCAGGGCTTCGAGGTGTGCCGCGCCATCAAGGGCGACCCGGTGCTCCGGCCCACCCCGGTGGTGCTCACCTCCGGGCAGCACCGCGGCACGGTGGCGGCCGACGCCCAGATCGCCTTCGGCGCCGACGCCTTCCTGGAGAAGCCCTTCCGCCGCGAGGAGGCGGTGCGGGTGGCCAGGGTGCTGCTGCTGGGCGGCGCGCCCGACCCGGCCGAGGCCAGGAAGCGGGCGGCGGCCACGGCCGCCTGGCGCGCCGGGGCCCAGGCGCTCAAGGACGGCCGGATCGAGGAGGCCACCGTGCTCCTGCGCGACGCCTGCGCCCGCGACGACCTCTCCGCCGAGGCCCATTACTACCTGGGCCACGCCCTGGCCAAGCAGGGGCTGCTGTTCGAGGCGGCCGCCGCCTACGGCCGCTCGGCCGAGCTCCGGCCCGACATCGACGCGGCCCACCAGTACCTGGCCCAGCTCTACGAGCAGCTCGGCTTCCAGCGGAGCGCGCGCGAGGCCTGGGCCAACGCCATCGAGACCTGCACCGACGTGTCCCGCAAGAAGGCCATGCAGGCCCGGCTGCTCAAGCTGCTGGGGCTGTAG